The region GGGAGAATTTGGAAGATGAGTTTGTCTCGGAGATAACAACTCATGGTGGTTTGAGGCACTGGAACCTATTGCCTCTAATAGGTTTCTGTGTTGAAATGGAAAAAAGACTTCTTGTTTACAAATACATGCATAATGGCAATCTTCATGAATGGCTGCACTCGAATGAAGATAAGGCCAGGAATTTTGACTTTCCTATGAGAGTTAAAATTGCACTTGGGATAGCAAAAGGCCTGGCTTGGCTTCATCATGGGTACGAATTACACGTTACACACGGAAGCATAAGCACACGATATATCTTGCTAGATCAAAATCTTGAACCCAAAATATCCAACTTTTGGGAAGCAAAATTTTGGAGTAAGAATGATACTACTTTAAGTTGGGGTCTTTTCCCAGTAGCTGAATATTCAGTTTAGGTTCTTACAGGCAAGACATCTGCTGCTTTGGTGTCGTGCTTCTTGAGCTTATAACTGGAAAGGAACCACATAAATTGACCAGCTCGAGAAATCTATTTGATCACTCTCCTTGTCTACTTGATGCAGATAGAGATTTGCTTGGAAAAGGAGTCGATGATTTGATCCTCCAATTTCTTGACTTGGCTTGCAACTGTGTGAAGTTCTTTCCGAATGAAAGGCCAACAATGCTGGAAGTGTATGATACACTCAAGAATATTTCTCAAGGTCGAAGGGACTGGATACAAAAGATACCATTATCAACTGATATTTCAAGTCTAAATGACTAGGGCTACAGTTTATCCGGTTACTTAGCAAAACAAATTAGGAATACTCTAAATTAAAGCATGAAACCTGTGTTACGAGTCTGTATGCTTATAGCTTCTGTTACAACTGTAATATTTAAGAATCTGTATCTATTTTACTGCATTCGGAAGCCTTACTAACTGCATTTGCAGTTTTTAGAAGAATATATGGAAGACTTATGCTGAATTGACTTAGTTCCAAATTTTATTGGCAATTTCTGAGAGTTGTATGCTGAAATTGGCCTCGAGCAAACAGAACCAGATGCTTTTACAGAACTAAGAAGATTACTGGAACTTATAGAAgttcaaaattcttttttattattttttttacccCTCCCCCCAGGAGCTCCACCCTTTTGCTCCTTTGGTGACTCGAACCCCCAACCTTCAGGTTGGAAGGTGGAGGATGCTTACTATCTGAGCAATCCCTCTTGTCAAGTTCAAAATTCTTAATATGAATACTGAACATTTTACTTGCCTAAATGTGACAAATAAAGCATGTAATTGACACTTCGAATAGACCAAAGTAGAAAGACATTCTTTAACAATGAATAGTGAGAAGACAATTTCTCTTTGGGTTGCTGAGCAGGGCATTCAAATCGCCCCACAGGCTCAAGCAAGCACTTTTAATTTCAACAAAGTAATATGACAAAGCTACTGATACCTAGTATAAGCAATTAAATTAAACCACTGGCTCTCTAATCTAAATAAAAAGCTAGCTAAATATACCAAAATTAATCAGGAAAGAAccgttttcttgaattttcgatTACAAACAACCGGTAGGCTGAATAATGCCAGAAGTTGTTCCTGCCACATTAGCACATGAAGCTTCAGCAGCTGGTTCATTCTTATAAGTGAGATTTACGTCTTCCAATTTTATTCTTCTGCATGGATTCTCTTTACTGCAATCAAATTTCATCGTGACTCGTGTTGCTGAACTTCCATGGATATCTTGATATGTGACATCACTAACTTTCACACCTGAGACCTGGCCAGGACAATTTTTGTTATACGGGCAGTAATTTTGATCAATAACGATTGGATTTTGAACGTCAATCATCGTGGCGTGCTGGAAAAGAACATTATTGACAAAGCCAGTACTTGGTCTGCCCCATGTTTTGATCCTCACACCATTTGTTGTGTTCTTAAATAACTGATCTCACTGTCACATTTTGCACCCCAGCTTCTTCAAAATCCTTGGCTAAACTTCCAATGCTGCACAAAATTCACCACATAAAAAAGGCAAAACACATCaaatcacacttaaactatacccaaaatgtcgagttctcattttcaaacttACTGATGAGATATTACATGATTAATTAACATCCAAAATAGAGAAGATTATTACCACCCTACATAGCTATGAGTGTGGCagcaattataaaaataattaaaaaaagaggcgcgttttaattaaaatttatttattattttctttttttaattaaaaaaaatattttttaataatccccaccccaaccctccatttcttcttcctttcttcttccacaTGTGAAATACCCCCTACCCGCTCCCGAAAATGTAACTTCTTCTTCATTTAACATCTTTGAGAAAGAACCCGCCCCTCCTCCACTCTCacgccacccccacccccaattAGTACCCCAAACCCTTTTTCTTCTAGAATTTGACCACCACCACGCCGCCCCTCCCCCTCCCACCTTCTTGGCATATATATACCAACTACCGCGATTTTGATATTGAACCACCATAATCCATAATTGTATTCTTTATTATAATGTGTTCATTAaacccaccaccaccaaaatcaaaatactaCTACAATTCTTCTTCTAATAATTTgacttttttctttcatatataacttctatttttaaaatttgtcttttcattttttttgttcctaaaaagATTCTTGAATTCTGATTTGGATTATCCTTCCTATAAGATTTGTAGGACAAGaatcttcattgtcatcatatgGAAATAGTGTAACAGATCTTGGCCGGAAATTTTTTCCGGcaagctttttattttttgcgaccaatcttcaatttcttttatttttctctcactTTAACTTGTTCTTAATATTACATTGTTAAAAATTATCAATAATGATTTGTAAATTTGGTGGTGGATTTGGTTATAAGTCGACAAAAGGCAATGGTGGTGGTTTAATAACCGaaatcttgaatttatggaGATTGTTTGCAATTTCTTACAGTGTTAGTAGTTGTGAAGCGATTTAATGATTGATTTAGTTGTGGGTGGTGAAATttgtgattaattttttttattttacggtGGTGGGTTTGATGGTAGGTTTGTTGTGATGATGGATATGGTGGTGGTGAGTTTGATTGTGGTGGTAGTGGGCGATATGGTGGTGGTGAAATTGGTGGTGGCAAATTTGGTGGTGGCGATATGGTTGTGGTGAAATTGGTGGTGGGGGTGGTTATTATATGGTGGTTGTAGTGAAATGGGATGGTGAgatggtttaatgattaagaagatgtaattatgggaggatttttttgtgtgtgtgtgtgtgtgattagtgtaaatataattaacaatagaaaatcaaatgaataaataaaaaggaaaataacaagaaattaaaatttaaaagatatcCAATGTGGCGTTAACAGTGTCCATTGAAATGGCAAAGAGTGTATCACACCTCCCTTTATGCAACTAGTTGTATGTGTGTGTCGAGGTGGTATTAAATTCCAGATTTTACATTATTAAACTGTGTAATAGGTCGTAGCTAAATAGTTGGAGTGTAGACTTTTCAGGTATAGTTTGGGGTGGATTTGATGTATTGCatttaacatacatatatagcaaGTTATCTGTgtcttatttccatgtttactGATCTCACTAATTATGGACAGttaaatgtacttatcttttactCCTCTTGTCCCAATTCATGTGACACTCTTTATTCAAGTaagttaaaaaagaatgacacatttctatatttagtactctctgcgtctcaatttatgtggcacttttcgtATTTCGAGATTCAAATAAGTCTTCCTTTGACCATAATTTTCATGTATCTTTTAAGAATTTTGAATTATCAATTATTGTaaattatagtactttttacgtagcTTTCAAATAtgtgtattttatttcaaaaaatttaaagattcatGCGCGGATTGATAgtcaaaattaaattgtttgactctcgaaatccgaacggtgccacataaattggaatagagggagtaataattaaactttaatctTCCCAATTTACcgttaatgagatgatttatagtcacacagCTATTTATGattgttttagatcacaaatttcaaaagtctatcTTATATTTTTAAACTCCGTCCCTAGTCAAAtatcatcacataaattggaatggaGGGGTATTATTTTTACCTGATTCCATGTCCAGGGCCACAAGCCATATTTTGGATCCACAAGTTAGTAGTTCCTCGACCGATGGATACGCAATCATCTCCAGTACTGATTATCGAGTTCAAGATTGAGATCTCCGACGATAAATGAACATGAATGCCATCCCTATTCGGGCTTTTGCCCGGCGCAAAAACTTTGACAGCCTGCAACTTCACATTTTTGCACCCATTGATGACAATGTGAAACATTTGGCTGTTCAATGAAGTTAGTCCAGTTATTGCTACATTGTTAGAATTGGAAAATCCCAGAGTCTGCAAATAGCAAGAAAACAATATAACAATTTGTCAGCATCCAACTGAATAATAAGCAATTGGATTTTCATTTCTGTTTAAAAGCAGCATTTAATTAAGATTTCTATGGTCTAAAGTCATAGCTCATTACCATTTTAAAGTTAATACTGCTttagaaaaaattaaacaaCCATAATAATACCAGGGTAGAAAATGCTTGCACGGTTATTCACATAAAGTACATGTTTATCCTTATTTGAAGGGAACGTTACAACTCATAAAGAGAAATGAACAGCCTTTGAACTTGTCTATTGCACAGTATAGATTGCCTAAGAGATAACAATATGTAACAATTCATAACCTGAATAATAAAGCAGATTACTTGTTGCGACATGATAAAATATACTGGTGGTACATAGTTACGTTCTTTATACTGtcagtgtatataagttaaattccTTATAATGGTACATGCGCCGCGTCAACGATCCTTCTTGCTCGGGTAATGAAATTTTGAATAATGTATACTATAATAAGTTACACTATCGATACGTTATCTAAAAGATAATACATGTAACAGATTCATAAAAATAGTGAGATTAGTACGTAACATGGCTAACAAAGCAGGTTAATTgctacaataaaataaaatagttatGTCCTTTATACCGTCAATGTATATAGGTTAAATTCTTCTTAGAAGACTTACCGTGGCGCCCCTCAGGTTAAATTCTTCTTAGAGGACTTACCGTGGCGCCCCTCAGAAAATTCTTCTCATAGGCTTTGCAAGCCCACAAACCAGATCCTTGGCCATCAAGTCTACCACCATGAATGGAAACTCCATCAACACCTTCAAACAGAAGCCAATTTTTGGCATTTCCAATCACATTATAATCGCAAGGCGCCACAAGTGTACCATCGATTCGAAACATTGTGGCTTTGTTCTTGCATTTTCCTTTAAAATGTGCTTGTTTAACTAAGAACTATTCCTTGTGGTACATAAATTGTGGCTGGTTTTGAAGAGGCCACAAGCTGAGTGAAAGCAGTTAAAAAAGCATTTGATGAATCAGTTTTCCCATCTGGTTTTGCACCATAATTTACAACATTGAATGGACAAATATCAGAGATGCAAAATAGTCAAAAATATGGAGAAGTGAAATTAGATATAGAATATAATGAAAAGGGGTTCTCtattttcatctttcttgatGAGATATGAAATGATTAATTAAAGACCAAAATAGAGAAGATTAAGAGTTGAGATATGCTATGAGTGTGGTTGAGCAGTTTTTGAGTTGAGGCATATTTATAATTGAGCTTTACTGTACAACTTGCTTCTTTGTTTTTTATTATTCAGTTTTACACTTAATAAAAAGAGTTACTATCTTTTTGTGAAATACATGTGAAATAAAAAGCAAGAAAACTGTTTTTTCTGTAGCTCGAAAATGTAACTTACTTTACTTCAAGATCtaaaaaatttgagaaagaacaagaaggcACTAGCATATATTGCTCACATGTTAAAGACTATagctaccaaaaaaaaaaaacaattagtaCTAACTAAAAGTTTTTCCAAGAAGCTAAAGGAGGCACTTTGAGCTTATGTGGATTATGGAAGTTTTTTGGCATAATATGTTAATGACCTGAAACtggttttccttttttctttttctgttcattaataaatagaaagaaaaaaaaattgagaacaGAGAATTTTTAGATGACAGAAACTGAAAGTTGGTTATCAAAGATTTAacataaatttcttcaagcaagaGAGGAAAATAAAAGGTCCCTCACAGAAAACAGTTCTCTAATCTTTATTCAGTTAATTGACTTTTTGTCATGAACAATAAAAAGCCTATTTTATAGTCGTACATGGGCAAGACAGGGTTACACCATTATAGAAGAACCATTTAgctttggattttttttttttttttaagctttgGAATTAAGTTACACTTACAGTGTGAATTCATTTACACTATTTATTTGATTTATAGTGTGTTTGGTTAAGTTTTTGGGAAGCTAAaaacttttatcttttttttagaaaataatgcTTATCTGGAAAGCTCGAGTAAACAGAAAttgttgatttgatattgacaaaagtatttttcaaattaatttgtccaatacaaattattaattttcgAAAATACTTTTTCAAAAGCACTTCggacaacaaaaaaattatttttcaaaacaagcAAATTCTGGAAACTTGGCCAAATAGACTATCGTATAGCATGTTATATTTCATTTATCTAGGTTATAAATGGAGtaatatttattaaataaagttaCCTAAAATTATCTTTCAAATGACGGTGTAAATAATTTTGGCAAAAGGTcagtacatacatgctaaactAGCTAGCTTTATAAACATGTTATTGTcattttttagtattttaatatTGTTGGGAATATATGAACACATTGTACCTATGCCTATTCACGGTGATAATTATACAAGAGAATGAAACAGAAATTCTCTTTGATCTTTGCCCTTACTTTTGACATTTCCCCCCACTTTATCTTATTTGAAAGTTAACAATTTAGTCATCTttcaaagcaaaaacaaaagaatattatttgaatttgaaaaagttGATGTTCTAAAacctattaaaaaaattaaaaaagaagaagttaaaatGGCATTTAATTTGGAATTAATATTTAAGGGTGCAtaaattaattgattttgttatCAATAGAAATGTGATCGCCACAACTCGAGATGATATCCGGGGCATCAAATATTGTGAAACTTATTTGTTTAGTCTAAATGTCTAATAACATTTAACCTAtggtgaaaaaagaaaacataaaattaaagTCCAATTAGAATTTGTTTTAAATGACAGAATTAAATTAAGAAAGTAGAACTTTTTTCCCTACGAGAGAAAGTAGAATTAGcttgttatttttttctcacAATTTTCTTGTTGTCCAAAGAGAAGTTGAAGATGCAGatgtaaaaaaagaagaagaaaaaaagagaaaagaagaagttgaagatGCAACGTGGGGGGCTACACCACTAGCCAATAACGGAGAAGGAATTTCCATCCCtcttaacaaaacaaaaaaacggATTTACCAAAAGTTACTTTTTAGATTTAAGTTATGTGTATTGAGAGTCatgtataattttttaacaCTATCATGGTAAGCAGACATATAAAAACGAGTAATTTTTCCTAATATATAAGTCTGATCGACATGCATGATcacctaaaaataaaatagtaaaatgtTATAATTGGTTAAATTTCGGTGATAGACTGATAGTGTATAAAGGTTAATAGATGTGTTTTATTTTAcaatcaattttttaaaacgtCCACTGTCAACGTTGTCCAACATTGAAAGGTTAATATatgctactccctccgttccaaaaTAAGCGTGCCTTTTAGCTCATGCACACTTCTTAAGAAATTGctcactcctagaaaattatgagTGTTTTTACCAACTTACCTCTAATAAAtgcttagaaaaagaaaagttatttaatgattcttgattataaataagggtaagtttggaagaataggattaatttcttcttgaaatcctaaagcgtcacttattttggaataaaataaaaaatctaaaaagacacttattttggaatggagggagtaacttACAATCAATTTTTCAAAACGTCCATTGTCAACGTTGTCCAACATTGAAATGTGTGTTTTATTTGTTGTTGCTAATTCAATCAACAATTTCACGTAAGCAAACACAagaatatcatgcataaaaaaaGTAGGAAGTTAATTAGTCCCTCCATTTTCATGTTGCTTGTCcacttttcttttataaaagtCAAACTGTATAAATTTTtaccaacattttaagatatattttttcaccgtattaatatgagaagaattaaAACTTGTAGTACTTTTCGTGTAGTTTTTTAATATctaaactaaaattttaaaatactgAATTGATTTAATCCAATTTATCTCAGATGATTAGTCAACTTGACCCTCAAAAAGCGAAACAAAACAACtaatatgggacagagggagtacttttAATCTAGTTCATATAGTGTATTGGTAACTGGTAAGTTCTTATTCCTGATTTTTGGAATAGTTGACTAAATTAGTATATTTAACCTTCAACtaattaattatgttttttaTTTGGTGATACAGGAAATACATTATGTTTAGACTATTTACAACAAGATTCCCCTTGATGATGAATGGAACTAACTTTGTCCTCCGTTTTATtcctaaattaaataaaatgatcTAATTTTATACCCTTCACTGGAAATTGGGCTCATTCATATCTTTCTCGTTACAATTTTGGCTCGAAATTCCACTCAGACACGAAATACAAATAACTTTATCCCTATGGAACTTGTTGGACCGACAAAGTTTATGAATTATGATGGCAGGGAATAGACGTTGAACACGTCAAGTTACATTTGGAAGAAGAGAAAACATGTCAAGTCAATAAAGTCCAAAGGTCTTAGCTTGGACTTCTTTCTAAAACATGCTAAAAAGGGATATACAGATGCAAGTTGGGGTTTCAAGTTGCTTAAGCTTAACCAAAAGAAAGGACCTTTCCTTTTTCATCACCAAAAGAGAGACCTGGTATACCAAAAAGTGCACCTTTTAGTACAACTGAAATAAGATACAGTGCACCATTTGAACATGACATCATTTGTTGATGTCATTTTCTTTGTCATTCAGTGTTCAGAATCCACAACCTAGCTCGAACAATTTGAATTCTCATGGTAAAATCTTTAGTGCTCTTTACCAAAAGTGACCTCATTTCGGTAATCGAACTAGA is a window of Lycium ferocissimum isolate CSIRO_LF1 chromosome 12, AGI_CSIRO_Lferr_CH_V1, whole genome shotgun sequence DNA encoding:
- the LOC132040135 gene encoding probably inactive leucine-rich repeat receptor-like protein kinase At5g48380; its protein translation is MFLTRMSFKELANATSDFSEDYLVGNGMLGKVYKAILPNGWTLGVKKLNDWENLEDEFVSEITTHGGLRHWNLLPLIGFCVEMEKRLLVYKYMHNGNLHEWLHSNEDKARNFDFPMRVKIALGIAKGLAWLHHGYELHVTHGSISTRYILLDQNLEPKISNFWEAKFWSKNDTTLSWGLFPVAEYSV